The following are encoded together in the Zingiber officinale cultivar Zhangliang chromosome 8A, Zo_v1.1, whole genome shotgun sequence genome:
- the LOC122010133 gene encoding proteasome subunit beta type-1-like, whose amino-acid sequence MALRRDWVYENNGGTCVAIAGSDYCVIAADTRLSVGYSIYTREFSKICNLADKCVLATSGFQGDMKALQKNLAARHLIYQHQHNKQMSCPAMAQLLSNTLYYKRFFPYYTFNILGGLDSNGKGCVFTYDAVGSYERVGYSAQGTGAGLIIPVLDNQLKSPSPLLLPAKDAVTPLSEAEAVDLVKDVFASATERDIYTGDKVEIVVINASGIRQELMELRKD is encoded by the exons ATGGCTCTTCGTCGCGATTGGGTGTACGAGAACAATGGAGG GACGTGCGTCGCCATCGCCGGATCGGACTACTGCGTGATTGCGGCCGATACCAGGCTTTCCGTCGGATACAGCATCTATACCCGGGAATTCTCTAAGATCTGCAATCT GGCGGACAAGTGCGTGTTGGCCACCTCTGGCTTCCAGGGCGATATGAAAGCTCTGCAGAAAAACTTGGCAGCTAGACACTTG ATCTATCAGCATCAACACAACAAACAAATGAGCTGCCCTGCGATGGCTCAGCTCTTGTCTAATACACTCTACTACAAGCGCTTCTTCCCATATTACACTTTCAACATCCTAGGCGGGCTTGATAGCAATG GAAAGGGCTGTGTTTTCACATATGATGCTGTTGGTTCCTACGAGAGAGTTGGCTACAGTGCCCAGGGCACAGGTGCAGGACTTATCATACCAGTTCTGGACAACCAGCTAAAATCTCCTAGTCCCCTATTATTACCTGCAAAG GATGCCGTCACACCTCTATCCGAAGCAGAGGCAGTTGATTTGGTTAAAGATGTCTTTGCATCAGCCACCGAAAGAGACATATACACA GGTGATAAAGTAGAAATCGTCGTTATAAATGCATCAGGCATCCGACAGGAATTGATGGAGTTGAGGAAGGACTGA
- the LOC122010136 gene encoding uncharacterized protein LOC122010136 isoform X3, whose amino-acid sequence MVALTSISSSKISTLSAALALGTRKALQDCYGHSSITGYHHDYTNDVISIRTGSIIRSNLKFSLSTASSFLDSPFSSIVVF is encoded by the exons ATGGTGGCGCTTACTAGCATTTCAAGTTCGAAG ATTAGCACTCTCTCCGCGGCTTTGGCATTGGGAACAAGGAAAGCATTGCAAGATTGCTATGGGCATTCTTCCATTACTGGGTATCATCATGATTATACAAATGATGTTATATCTATTCGCACAGGGAGCATCATCAG ATCGAATTTGAAGTTTTCCTTGTCTACAGCATCTTCATTTCTTGATTCTCCATTCAGCAGTATTGTTGTATTT TGA
- the LOC122011217 gene encoding probable CCR4-associated factor 1 homolog 11 gives MVSFDTEFPRCTLLPQKPHYLLSAEERYAFLKANVERSKLTQLGLTLFDADGNLPGGVGEAFIWEFNFCDFDVCRDKFDYNSDGIDFRMLFLKGIDPGRFAACCHSAGLVRHCPCCSTTADWIAFGSVYDFGYLVKASSLDQLLPETLNEFLLQVAYLFGNFMDVKNLMSHCDGLSGGLEKVARTLAITREVGGAHEAGSDSLLTTRVFLEMKKLFFTTEVDMAPYGNVIWGL, from the coding sequence ATGGTGTCTTTCGACACCGAGTTCCCGAGATGCACCCTCCTCCCGCAGAAGCCGCACTACCTTCTCTCGGCGGAGGAGCGCTACGCTTTCTTGAAGGCCAACGTAGAACGGTCGAAATTGACCCAACTCGGTCTCACCCTCTTCGACGCCGATGGCAATCTTCCCGGCGGCGTTGGAGAGGCTTTCATCTGGGAGTTCAATTTCTGCGACTTTGACGTCTGTCGAGACAAATTCGATTACAATTCGGATGGAATCGATTTCAGAATGCTGTTTCTCAAGGGGATCGACCCCGGTCGCTTTGCTGCGTGCTGTCACAGTGCTGGTCTCGTACGTCATTGTCCATGCTGCTCCACCACCGCAGACTGGATCGCCTTCGGCAGCGTATACGACTTCGGTTACCTTGTAAAGGCTTCATCTTTGGACCAACTACTACCCGAAACTCTGAATGAATTTTTACTGCAAGTGGCCTATTTGTTCGGTAATTTTATGGACGTCAAGAATCTGATGAGCCACTGTGATGGATTGTCCGGTGGATTAGAGAAGGTTGCCAGGACTCTGGCGATAACTCGGGAAGTTGGTGGCGCGCACGAGGCAGGGTCTGATAGTTTGTTGACCACGAGAGTCTTCTTGGAGATGAAGAAGCTGTTCTTCACCACTGAAGTTGACATGGCACCGTATGGGAATGTCATTTGGGGTTTGTGA
- the LOC122010136 gene encoding uncharacterized protein LOC122010136 isoform X2 — MVALTSISSSKISTLSAALALGTRKALQDCYGHSSITGYHHDYTNDVISIRTGSIIRSNLKFSLSTASSFLDSPFSSIVVFVRISGSRSFSFILLASF, encoded by the exons ATGGTGGCGCTTACTAGCATTTCAAGTTCGAAG ATTAGCACTCTCTCCGCGGCTTTGGCATTGGGAACAAGGAAAGCATTGCAAGATTGCTATGGGCATTCTTCCATTACTGGGTATCATCATGATTATACAAATGATGTTATATCTATTCGCACAGGGAGCATCATCAG ATCGAATTTGAAGTTTTCCTTGTCTACAGCATCTTCATTTCTTGATTCTCCATTCAGCAGTATTGTTGTATTTGTTCGTATTAGCGGATCGAGATCCTTTTCGTTTATACTTCTCGCTTCATTCTAA
- the LOC122010136 gene encoding UTP:RNA uridylyltransferase 1-like isoform X1, giving the protein MVALTSISSSKISTLSAALALGTRKALQDCYGHSSITGYHHDYTNDVISIRTGSIISEQEKDWTRRIGNDCHLICIEDPFNISHDLGRSSSRQVQHQNPKGRV; this is encoded by the exons ATGGTGGCGCTTACTAGCATTTCAAGTTCGAAG ATTAGCACTCTCTCCGCGGCTTTGGCATTGGGAACAAGGAAAGCATTGCAAGATTGCTATGGGCATTCTTCCATTACTGGGTATCATCATGATTATACAAATGATGTTATATCTATTCGCACAGGGAGCATCATCAG TGAGCAAGAAAAGGACTGGACGCGGCGAATTGGAAATGACTGTCACCTAATATGCATCGAAGACCCGTTCAATATCTCGCACGACCTTGGTCGATCGAGTAGTCGACAAGTACAGCATCAAAATCCTAAGGGAAGAGTTTGA